In one Niallia taxi genomic region, the following are encoded:
- a CDS encoding GTP pyrophosphokinase — translation MDRTNKNEGLLPISEWNLDDLSNELIEWKNNLIVYRFALEEVNTKLKILNEEFQFIHNHNPIEHIKSRIKDPRGIMVKLNRKGLGITVENAKEHIHDIAGVRITCSFISDIYDLYEMLKRQSDLKIIEVKDYIKNPKPNGYKSLHLIIKVPVFLSNGMEEVFVEVQIRTIAMDFWASLEHKIYYKFDKGIPEYLLAELKEAADAAHELDVKMKKIKDRVDIYQTVGDAQTLV, via the coding sequence ATGGATCGTACTAACAAGAATGAAGGACTTCTACCTATAAGCGAATGGAATTTAGATGACCTTTCCAATGAACTAATAGAGTGGAAAAACAACCTGATTGTCTACCGTTTTGCTTTAGAGGAAGTTAATACGAAACTTAAAATATTAAATGAAGAATTTCAATTTATCCACAATCATAACCCGATTGAACATATTAAATCCCGGATTAAAGATCCAAGGGGAATTATGGTGAAGCTTAACAGGAAAGGTCTTGGCATCACGGTTGAAAATGCGAAGGAGCATATTCACGATATTGCCGGCGTCCGCATCACCTGCTCATTCATATCGGATATTTATGATTTATATGAAATGCTCAAAAGACAAAGCGATTTGAAAATTATTGAAGTAAAGGATTATATTAAAAATCCAAAACCAAACGGTTACAAGAGTTTGCATTTAATCATCAAAGTTCCAGTATTTTTAAGCAATGGAATGGAAGAAGTATTTGTGGAAGTGCAAATAAGAACAATTGCGATGGACTTCTGGGCGAGCCTTGAACATAAAATATATTATAAATTTGATAAAGGCATTCCAGAATATTTGCTTGCAGAGCTGAAGGAAGCAGCAGATGCTGCACATGAACTGGATGTCAAAATGAAAAAGATTAAGGACAGGGTGGATATTTACCAAACAGTCGGAGATGCCCAAACCCTTGTTTAA
- a CDS encoding GerAB/ArcD/ProY family transporter, which produces MLKENISLSQLITLVINFLLGSAIVVGVGMEAKRDAWIVIIAGLFIGLLIISAYYFLLSLQPGKNFFEILEICFSRPVAIVMSLGYICYFLYIACRVIRDFGEMISAAILPLTPIEVTVALLALVIGYILYMGIEVLGRTSEIFTPYTFAFMLMLFIFLYGSGNIEISNLEPVAANGWKPIVKAIVPSISVFPYGEMIAFTVVLADVTNFKYSRVISIFGVIIASMLLLLSVFLIITSLGENIALRSNFPLLSAARLVSIGEFIERIDALVVFIIMLGILIKSSVFIYGGLKGLEYVFNKPYRFFSIPIACIVSMFSIFISTDFSDHIREGLYVDIFVLHLPMEYGVPILILVTLLFKKWRKDRSAGKEVKA; this is translated from the coding sequence ATGCTAAAGGAAAACATATCATTAAGCCAATTAATTACATTAGTTATAAATTTCCTGCTCGGCAGCGCTATTGTAGTCGGGGTAGGTATGGAAGCAAAGCGTGATGCTTGGATTGTCATAATAGCTGGGCTTTTTATTGGTCTGCTTATTATATCTGCTTATTATTTTTTGCTGTCCTTGCAGCCCGGAAAAAATTTCTTTGAAATATTGGAAATTTGCTTTTCCAGACCTGTAGCAATCGTCATGTCGCTTGGTTATATTTGTTACTTTCTTTATATTGCCTGTCGGGTAATAAGGGACTTTGGAGAAATGATTTCAGCGGCAATATTACCCTTAACGCCGATCGAGGTCACCGTTGCCTTGCTTGCGCTTGTAATAGGCTACATTCTTTATATGGGTATTGAGGTACTTGGACGAACCTCGGAAATTTTCACACCGTATACATTTGCCTTCATGTTGATGCTTTTTATTTTCTTGTACGGAAGCGGCAATATTGAAATTTCCAATTTAGAACCGGTTGCTGCTAATGGCTGGAAACCGATAGTGAAAGCAATCGTACCATCGATATCTGTCTTTCCTTATGGAGAGATGATTGCATTTACAGTGGTGCTTGCCGATGTGACAAATTTTAAATACAGCAGAGTCATTAGTATTTTCGGCGTTATTATTGCCAGCATGCTCTTGCTGCTGTCTGTTTTCCTGATAATTACATCATTAGGGGAGAACATCGCTCTCCGTTCAAACTTTCCTTTACTTAGTGCGGCAAGGCTAGTTAGCATCGGGGAATTTATTGAAAGAATTGATGCATTAGTCGTCTTCATTATTATGCTTGGGATATTAATTAAAAGCTCTGTTTTTATTTATGGCGGTCTTAAAGGGCTGGAATATGTGTTTAATAAACCGTATCGCTTTTTTTCCATTCCTATTGCATGCATCGTATCGATGTTTTCCATTTTCATCAGCACTGACTTTTCGGACCATATTCGGGAGGGTCTTTATGTGGATATTTTTGTCCTGCATTTGCCGATGGAATATGGAGTTCCTATATTAATACTTGTCACATTATTGTTTAAGAAATGGAGAAAAGACCGAAGTGCAGGCAAGGAGGTAAAAGCATGA
- a CDS encoding GerAB/ArcD/ProY family transporter produces the protein MLKENISLSQLAAIVFNFQIGSSIVFGLALDAKEDAWIALIIAFALGILITAFYLYLSSLLPGKNLYEMFEYCFKRPIAICLSLVYSMYFLYYACRIIRDFGELISATVLPTTPIEFSVFTLLLVIGYVLYLGLEVLARTSEIFTPYAIIFMVLLCVFLYSGKNLDLSNIKPMLGEGLEPLWKVIFPYELIRPYGQLLFLTFILPSVTRLDLSSRVVMFSVICSSLLLIASSVLIILSLGQNIALRSNFPLLSAARLISIGEFIQRVDAIVVFTMVLGTLVKSSIYIYGGLKGLEYIFTIPFRFFAIPISCVVSLFSIFIAKGYSDHLDEGLFSNPFLLHVPLQFGLPLLLTVILLFKKWRGKHHSKQMKERNM, from the coding sequence ATGCTGAAAGAGAATATTTCTTTAAGCCAATTAGCAGCAATTGTATTCAATTTCCAAATTGGTAGCTCCATTGTTTTTGGGCTTGCATTAGACGCAAAAGAGGATGCTTGGATTGCCCTCATAATTGCATTTGCACTTGGGATACTGATTACAGCATTTTATTTATATTTAAGCTCGCTCTTGCCGGGAAAAAACCTGTACGAGATGTTTGAGTATTGCTTTAAAAGGCCGATAGCAATCTGCTTAAGCTTGGTCTACTCGATGTACTTCTTGTACTATGCGTGTCGTATCATCAGGGACTTCGGAGAATTGATTTCTGCTACAGTTCTTCCGACTACTCCGATTGAATTCAGCGTATTTACACTGCTTCTTGTTATTGGATATGTGCTTTATTTAGGGCTAGAGGTGCTTGCCAGAACATCTGAAATTTTTACACCATATGCCATCATATTTATGGTCTTATTATGTGTGTTTTTATATTCAGGGAAAAATTTAGATTTATCAAATATTAAGCCTATGTTGGGAGAGGGATTGGAACCTTTATGGAAGGTGATTTTTCCATATGAGCTCATCCGCCCATATGGTCAGCTGCTTTTCTTAACATTCATTCTTCCGAGTGTGACGAGATTAGATTTAAGCAGCAGGGTTGTGATGTTCAGTGTGATTTGTTCCAGCCTTCTTCTCATAGCATCATCAGTGTTGATTATTTTATCATTGGGTCAAAATATTGCCCTTCGTTCTAATTTTCCACTGTTGAGTGCAGCAAGGCTGATTTCAATTGGAGAATTTATTCAGCGTGTTGATGCTATTGTTGTCTTCACGATGGTATTAGGAACATTAGTGAAGAGCTCTATTTACATATATGGTGGATTAAAAGGATTAGAGTATATTTTCACTATTCCGTTTCGTTTTTTTGCAATCCCTATATCATGTGTGGTTTCACTTTTCTCGATTTTTATTGCAAAAGGGTATTCGGATCATTTAGATGAAGGGCTATTCTCCAACCCGTTTTTATTGCATGTGCCGCTCCAGTTCGGACTGCCACTTCTTTTGACGGTAATCCTCCTGTTCAAGAAATGGAGGGGAAAACATCATAGCAAGCAGATGAAAGAAAGGAATATGTAA
- a CDS encoding spore germination protein encodes MNKFLKKLMNINSKKQIPSNSTPSKAQEIEMKNISFETIKDEIKKIFGHTADLKADDILVGKSEAIIFYLDTVINTDFLKDMLGQTLESPVEQDIRITSVDELQAFGKKAFGVSGYKLIHTLSEMTETILEGRIAVIIKGVPAALTISFINSEGRTVSEPTTQTVVRGPKDAFVEDISTNINLIRKRIKNHNLQFEKFKVGNETRTSVYIGSVKGIVNEKILEEVRKRIKDINISAIFESANIEELIQDKSATVFPLALNTERPDSVSSALLDGKIAIITDGTPFILLVPAVLTDFFISSEDNYQNYFMSSFIRMIRYLSFMIGLLMPSAYVGVLTFHPELLPTTLLLSVIAQREGVPFPAVIEVFIMEITFEILREAGVRMPRAVGQTVSIVGALVIGQAAAEAGIISNIMVIIVAITAIANFVFPNYSFANASRLIRFVLIIVASILGLYGVLLVLIFMVAHLSSLRSVGVPYLAPVAPFIVEDQKDIFIRTPIWFQNKRPAYLSPTTLDKQKPQGSPSPPKQSKGGSGD; translated from the coding sequence ATGAACAAGTTTTTGAAAAAACTGATGAATATTAACTCGAAAAAACAAATTCCTTCCAATTCCACACCAAGCAAAGCACAAGAAATTGAAATGAAAAACATCAGCTTTGAAACGATAAAGGATGAAATTAAAAAGATTTTTGGACATACTGCAGATTTAAAGGCAGATGATATACTTGTTGGTAAATCTGAAGCAATTATTTTCTATTTGGATACGGTTATCAATACAGACTTCCTTAAAGATATGCTTGGACAAACCCTGGAAAGTCCTGTTGAACAAGATATAAGAATTACCAGTGTCGATGAACTGCAAGCCTTTGGAAAAAAAGCCTTTGGAGTCTCAGGTTATAAGCTCATCCATACACTAAGTGAAATGACGGAGACTATTCTTGAGGGAAGGATTGCTGTTATCATAAAAGGCGTTCCGGCAGCACTCACTATAAGCTTTATCAACAGTGAAGGAAGAACGGTCTCAGAGCCAACAACACAAACAGTTGTTAGAGGACCGAAGGATGCCTTTGTCGAAGATATTTCTACGAACATTAACTTGATCCGAAAAAGAATCAAAAATCATAATCTACAATTTGAAAAGTTCAAGGTAGGTAATGAAACAAGAACAAGTGTATACATTGGCTCCGTCAAAGGAATTGTTAATGAAAAGATTTTGGAAGAGGTTCGGAAGCGGATAAAAGATATCAATATTTCTGCTATTTTTGAGTCTGCAAATATAGAGGAGCTTATTCAAGATAAATCGGCGACTGTTTTTCCTTTAGCCTTGAATACAGAGCGACCAGACTCTGTCAGCTCTGCGCTTTTGGATGGGAAAATTGCCATTATTACAGATGGAACACCCTTTATTTTGCTCGTTCCTGCTGTATTGACAGATTTCTTTATATCATCTGAAGATAATTACCAAAACTACTTTATGAGCAGTTTTATCAGGATGATAAGGTATTTGTCCTTTATGATCGGGCTGCTTATGCCTTCTGCATATGTAGGAGTCTTGACCTTTCACCCAGAGTTATTGCCGACAACCTTGCTGTTAAGTGTTATCGCCCAGCGGGAGGGTGTGCCGTTCCCTGCGGTAATTGAGGTCTTTATTATGGAAATAACCTTTGAAATACTAAGGGAAGCCGGTGTCCGCATGCCAAGGGCCGTTGGGCAGACAGTATCAATCGTAGGTGCGTTAGTTATCGGTCAGGCTGCAGCAGAAGCGGGAATTATTTCTAATATCATGGTCATCATTGTGGCAATTACGGCAATTGCCAACTTTGTGTTTCCGAACTACAGCTTTGCGAATGCTTCACGGCTTATCCGATTTGTTCTTATTATAGTCGCTTCCATACTAGGATTGTATGGTGTATTACTCGTGTTGATATTCATGGTGGCACATCTTAGCTCGCTTCGGTCTGTAGGTGTTCCTTATCTAGCTCCAGTTGCACCATTTATAGTCGAGGACCAAAAGGATATCTTTATCCGTACACCGATTTGGTTCCAAAACAAGCGGCCAGCTTATTTAAGTCCTACCACCCTAGATAAGCAAAAGCCTCAAGGATCTCCATCTCCTCCTAAGCAGTCGAAAGGAGGCAGTGGAGATTGA
- the thiO gene encoding glycine oxidase ThiO: MQIQKFEAAVIGGGIIGNAIAYYLSAENIQTAVIEANEVGGKTTSAAAGMLGAHSEWEEFKDVYSFVADSHCQYDSLSKQLKETCGIDIELKKGGILNLVFSEEEKRKLEAVMKLPSVQWLSKVEVYKAEKHASQEILGAVYMKDDVHVTPLSACNGFCKGALKNGAQIFEHTMVLEVVKQGTGFLIKTTNNSFYAENVIIACGVWSNKFFSEAGLQHALVPVKGECLSVINDKMPLTKTLFHEKSYIVPRNNNQLVIGATQKWNDWNELPTFGGIQEIMEKAKSLMPEISTMRPHRFWAGLRPQSFDKRPFIGEHPETRGLYFAAGHQRNGILMAPATGMMIRDLLMERSVNKDWVTAFKLDRAEKAAERKGVLQ, encoded by the coding sequence ATGCAAATACAAAAATTTGAAGCTGCTGTTATTGGCGGCGGTATAATAGGCAATGCGATTGCCTATTATCTATCAGCCGAAAACATTCAAACCGCTGTAATTGAAGCAAATGAAGTTGGCGGAAAAACGACGAGTGCTGCAGCAGGAATGCTCGGTGCCCATTCTGAATGGGAGGAGTTTAAGGATGTATATTCGTTTGTTGCTGACAGCCATTGTCAATATGACAGTCTATCTAAGCAATTAAAGGAAACCTGCGGTATAGATATTGAGCTAAAAAAAGGCGGCATTTTAAATCTTGTGTTTTCAGAAGAGGAGAAAAGAAAGCTTGAAGCTGTTATGAAGCTGCCCTCCGTCCAATGGCTTTCAAAGGTAGAGGTGTATAAGGCTGAAAAGCATGCCAGTCAGGAAATACTCGGTGCTGTCTATATGAAAGACGATGTTCATGTAACCCCATTGTCTGCTTGCAATGGATTTTGTAAGGGCGCCCTAAAAAACGGTGCACAAATCTTTGAACATACGATGGTGCTTGAAGTAGTCAAACAGGGTACAGGATTTCTAATAAAGACAACGAACAACAGCTTTTATGCGGAAAATGTAATCATTGCTTGCGGAGTGTGGTCAAATAAGTTTTTTTCGGAGGCTGGCTTGCAGCATGCCTTAGTTCCCGTAAAAGGAGAATGTCTATCTGTCATAAATGACAAAATGCCTTTAACGAAAACATTATTTCATGAGAAGAGTTACATCGTGCCAAGGAATAACAATCAGTTGGTTATCGGAGCAACGCAGAAATGGAATGATTGGAATGAATTGCCGACCTTCGGAGGAATCCAGGAAATAATGGAGAAGGCCAAAAGCCTCATGCCTGAAATTTCGACAATGCGGCCACATAGGTTTTGGGCAGGATTAAGGCCGCAATCCTTTGATAAAAGGCCGTTTATCGGTGAACATCCTGAAACACGCGGTCTTTATTTTGCAGCGGGACATCAACGAAACGGTATATTAATGGCACCGGCAACAGGGATGATGATCAGGGATTTATTAATGGAAAGAAGCGTTAACAAGGATTGGGTTACTGCCTTCAAGCTTGATAGGGCAGAAAAAGCTGCAGAAAGAAAGGGTGTGCTGCAATGA
- a CDS encoding thiamine phosphate synthase has product MKLAAITNDSFSVEKTCEIILQILPYVDYVHIREKSKSMLEIYCLCKQLLAKGADKRKIIINGRAEILLLANMLHVHLPEKGMAIEAVRRKTACGLAGRSVHSLQSALDAEREGADYLLYGHCFHTKSKRGIPPNGIKILHEIKKQVSIPVYAIGGITEELVSEINNCGADGIAIMSGIFGAKNPQLAAQNYYERCKAYANTKI; this is encoded by the coding sequence ATGAAGCTTGCCGCGATAACGAATGATTCCTTTTCAGTTGAAAAAACATGTGAAATCATCCTGCAAATTCTTCCATATGTTGATTATGTGCATATAAGGGAGAAGTCGAAATCGATGTTAGAAATTTATTGCCTTTGCAAACAGCTGCTGGCAAAAGGAGCAGATAAAAGAAAAATAATCATTAATGGAAGGGCAGAAATTTTGCTGCTGGCCAATATGCTTCATGTACACCTACCTGAAAAGGGTATGGCAATTGAGGCGGTCAGAAGGAAAACAGCCTGCGGTCTTGCAGGGAGATCTGTGCATAGCCTTCAATCAGCATTAGACGCAGAAAGGGAGGGAGCTGATTATCTCCTATACGGACATTGCTTCCATACGAAAAGTAAAAGAGGGATTCCTCCAAATGGAATTAAAATATTGCATGAGATAAAGAAGCAAGTCAGCATTCCTGTGTATGCAATCGGTGGAATTACAGAGGAGCTTGTAAGTGAAATAAATAATTGCGGAGCGGATGGCATTGCAATTATGTCAGGAATTTTTGGGGCGAAAAATCCGCAGCTTGCCGCACAAAACTATTATGAAAGGTGCAAAGCGTATGCAAATACAAAAATTTGA
- a CDS encoding ABC transporter ATP-binding protein: MYKTFTEAFHYPKPDLDTKAVKKKVKAKPRNMGKTLYRLWQYMAVQKGLLILVLFLVAVSCFLGLLGPYIVGISIDNYIVNKEFSGLGTMLLLLGIIYFIYSVSLFLQNYWMIGISQSTVYKLRTDLFAQFHELAIAYFDKKQHGELMSRVTNDIENVSSTLNSSVIQIFSSVLTLIGTISIMLWLSPLLTFLSLIIIPAMYWGMKWITARTGQLFKQQQQKLGELNGFIEESISGQRIVKTFSLEDKMIMELVDKSESLKNVSYWAQVYSGFIPKLMNMLNNISFALIVGVGGLIILKTGNISIGIIVIFVEYSRQFTRPLNDLSNQFNTLLSAIAGAERVFEVLDEHSEDKDEEKAVSLDQVSGDVVFSNVSFAYEEDKGILEGVSFHAKPGETIALVGPTGAGKTTVINLLSRFYDATGGVIKLDGKDITSIKRESLRKHMGFVLQDAYLFGGTIRENIRYGRLDASDKEVEQAAQLANAQSFIDSLPDGYETVLQADGNSISQGQKQLLSIARAILADPEILILDEATSSIDTITEVKIQEALQVLMRGKTSFVVAHRLNTIKHADCILVLNNGEVIERGTHDELLQKKGFYSQLNQNQFSPDTGENGETRP, from the coding sequence ATGTATAAGACATTTACAGAAGCCTTTCATTATCCGAAGCCAGATTTAGATACAAAGGCAGTAAAGAAAAAGGTTAAAGCAAAACCACGTAATATGGGAAAGACATTGTACCGATTATGGCAATACATGGCTGTTCAGAAAGGTCTTCTTATTCTCGTGCTTTTTCTTGTCGCAGTCAGCTGCTTTTTAGGACTGCTTGGCCCATATATAGTAGGGATATCCATTGATAATTATATTGTTAATAAAGAATTTAGCGGGCTTGGCACGATGCTGCTGCTATTGGGCATTATCTATTTCATTTATTCTGTCAGCCTATTCTTGCAGAATTACTGGATGATCGGCATTTCTCAATCAACTGTCTATAAGCTCCGAACAGACTTGTTTGCCCAATTTCATGAGCTTGCAATTGCCTATTTTGATAAAAAACAGCATGGAGAACTGATGAGCAGGGTCACAAATGATATTGAAAATGTTAGCTCAACACTTAACAGCTCTGTTATCCAGATTTTTTCAAGCGTACTGACACTCATAGGGACGATTTCCATCATGCTTTGGCTCAGTCCGCTTCTAACTTTCTTGAGCTTAATTATCATACCTGCCATGTATTGGGGCATGAAATGGATTACAGCCAGAACAGGCCAGCTTTTTAAGCAGCAACAGCAAAAATTAGGGGAGCTAAATGGTTTTATTGAAGAGTCCATTTCAGGTCAGCGTATTGTTAAAACCTTCTCATTAGAAGATAAAATGATTATGGAGCTTGTGGATAAAAGTGAAAGCTTGAAGAACGTCAGCTATTGGGCACAGGTTTATTCAGGGTTTATCCCCAAGCTGATGAATATGCTCAATAATATTAGTTTTGCCCTAATAGTTGGCGTCGGCGGCCTAATTATTTTAAAAACAGGAAACATTTCTATAGGAATTATCGTCATATTTGTTGAGTACTCAAGACAGTTCACTCGTCCTTTAAATGATCTTTCCAACCAGTTCAACACATTGTTGTCGGCCATTGCCGGGGCAGAAAGAGTGTTTGAAGTGCTTGATGAGCACAGCGAGGATAAGGATGAAGAAAAAGCAGTCTCACTTGATCAAGTATCAGGGGATGTTGTCTTTTCTAATGTGTCATTTGCTTATGAAGAAGATAAAGGAATACTTGAGGGTGTTAGCTTCCATGCTAAGCCTGGTGAAACAATTGCTCTTGTTGGCCCAACAGGAGCGGGAAAAACAACGGTCATTAATCTGCTGTCCAGATTCTATGATGCCACTGGTGGAGTCATCAAGCTTGATGGCAAGGATATTACTTCAATAAAAAGGGAAAGTTTACGCAAACATATGGGCTTTGTTCTTCAGGATGCCTATTTATTTGGCGGAACTATTCGCGAAAACATTCGTTATGGAAGATTAGATGCTTCTGACAAAGAAGTGGAGCAAGCAGCACAGCTTGCCAATGCACAAAGCTTTATTGACAGCCTGCCAGACGGCTATGAAACTGTGCTGCAAGCAGACGGCAACAGCATAAGCCAAGGTCAAAAGCAGCTGCTGTCCATTGCAAGAGCAATACTTGCTGATCCTGAGATTCTCATTCTTGATGAGGCAACGAGCAGCATTGATACGATAACAGAGGTGAAGATTCAAGAAGCGCTGCAGGTGCTCATGAGAGGGAAAACCTCCTTTGTTGTTGCCCATAGACTTAACACAATTAAGCATGCTGATTGTATCCTAGTCTTGAATAATGGTGAAGTCATCGAACGTGGGACACATGACGAGCTCTTGCAGAAAAAAGGTTTTTATTCTCAGTTGAATCAGAATCAATTCAGCCCGGATACTGGCGAAAACGGGGAAACCCGTCCTTAA
- a CDS encoding DEAD/DEAH box helicase yields the protein MSNQDLLNKMKPFVAENWAKASFQKPTNIQEQAIPEILAGKDIIAESPTGTGKTLAYLLPVLNKIDAESRAMQAIILASSQELVMQILGEVQKWGENSGIRSASFIGGANVKRQLEKLKKSPHLAICTPGRALELIKQKKLKMHEVRTIVLDEADQLLVPEHIDYLRQIIKATQKEERQVVMFSATLTERTASLGKELLQEPAVITVKKDTSIEAADVNHIYFQAEHRDKIKLMEKISRLENAKVLVFVKDIGTLDVLHEKLAFKEIQTSRLHSDLNKMDRQKYTRLFRSGKTSMLLATDVAARGLDIQNITHVVHFDFAKDKTQYIHRSGRTGRFGKEGTVISLVTDREERELKQMLKELNIPLERKVFFKGEISEVK from the coding sequence ATGAGTAATCAAGACCTTTTAAATAAGATGAAACCTTTCGTAGCAGAAAATTGGGCGAAAGCAAGCTTTCAAAAACCGACAAACATTCAAGAACAGGCGATACCTGAAATATTAGCTGGAAAAGATATCATCGCTGAATCACCGACAGGTACTGGAAAAACGCTGGCATACCTACTGCCAGTTTTAAATAAAATCGATGCTGAATCAAGAGCTATGCAGGCGATAATTCTAGCATCTTCCCAAGAACTGGTTATGCAGATACTTGGTGAGGTTCAAAAATGGGGAGAAAACAGCGGAATCCGTTCTGCTTCCTTCATCGGTGGAGCCAATGTAAAAAGACAGTTGGAGAAGCTGAAGAAAAGTCCTCATCTCGCCATTTGTACACCTGGTAGAGCCTTGGAGCTTATTAAGCAAAAGAAGCTTAAAATGCATGAAGTTAGAACGATTGTGCTTGATGAAGCAGATCAGCTGCTAGTTCCTGAACATATTGACTATCTTCGTCAAATCATTAAAGCAACACAGAAAGAAGAAAGACAGGTTGTTATGTTCTCAGCAACACTGACAGAAAGAACAGCATCGCTTGGCAAGGAATTGCTCCAAGAACCTGCTGTTATTACTGTTAAAAAAGATACGAGTATTGAAGCTGCAGATGTAAATCATATCTATTTCCAGGCAGAGCATCGAGACAAAATCAAGCTGATGGAGAAAATCTCTCGTTTGGAGAATGCGAAAGTGCTTGTTTTTGTTAAGGATATCGGTACATTGGATGTACTCCACGAAAAACTTGCCTTTAAGGAAATTCAAACAAGCAGACTTCATAGCGATCTTAACAAAATGGACAGACAAAAATATACAAGGCTATTCCGTTCAGGCAAAACATCTATGCTGCTTGCAACAGACGTTGCAGCACGCGGATTAGATATCCAAAATATAACACATGTTGTCCACTTTGACTTTGCCAAAGACAAAACACAGTATATCCACCGTTCCGGTCGGACAGGCAGATTCGGCAAGGAAGGAACAGTCATCAGCTTAGTAACAGACAGGGAAGAAAGAGAATTAAAGCAAATGCTGAAAGAACTCAATATCCCGCTAGAACGCAAAGTTTTCTTTAAAGGTGAAATTTCAGAAGTTAAATAA
- a CDS encoding Ger(x)C family spore germination protein has protein sequence MKLFGKMLISVLVVFLLGGCWDRKELSEIKLVSGMAIDKGDDGKYEVTVEALNAAELNSRTSGGNAPSLVETIEGETLSEVSHQFSQYYAQYLVFSHMKLLVIGEDVAKSGMIDFIDYLERNRELRDDFKILIAKDSKASDVLKVTNLYRKSSSLKLSTQLENMFQDWGGDPDMRINDFINDVTLEGKEAVLNAVVVEGDKKVGATVENMNNVTPEAIVLVDSLGFFNKKKLAGFLPLDDTRVYLWITDKFKNTTLTVQCGEDEYSAVRIIHSTTDVQTKMDGVRPEFNINVKAEGYIEGTQCYKSLDKIETFKKYEDLVSKSAADKIQKTVAKMQNEYGLDIFGFGEIMRRQHNNQFSKIKEDWNSYFAEAKVNVNFDFILRRTGIRSDSFLDEVEK, from the coding sequence TTGAAGCTTTTTGGAAAGATGTTAATCTCTGTTTTAGTTGTATTCCTTTTGGGTGGATGCTGGGATCGGAAGGAGCTTTCAGAGATAAAGCTGGTTTCTGGGATGGCTATTGATAAAGGTGACGACGGGAAATATGAGGTTACCGTTGAAGCCTTGAATGCCGCAGAGCTGAATTCACGGACGAGCGGAGGAAATGCTCCCTCGTTAGTAGAAACGATTGAAGGAGAAACCTTATCGGAGGTCAGCCATCAGTTCAGCCAATATTATGCACAGTATCTTGTTTTTTCTCATATGAAGCTGCTTGTTATTGGTGAAGACGTGGCAAAATCAGGCATGATTGATTTTATTGATTACTTAGAGAGGAACAGAGAGCTGCGCGATGATTTTAAAATTCTCATTGCTAAAGACAGTAAGGCGTCAGATGTGTTGAAGGTCACAAATCTATACCGTAAGTCATCCTCACTGAAGCTGTCCACACAGCTTGAGAATATGTTCCAAGACTGGGGTGGAGATCCGGACATGCGGATAAATGATTTTATCAATGATGTCACCTTAGAGGGGAAAGAGGCTGTCTTAAATGCAGTAGTTGTCGAAGGTGATAAAAAGGTCGGTGCCACTGTAGAGAATATGAATAATGTAACGCCAGAAGCGATCGTTTTAGTAGATTCTCTTGGCTTCTTTAACAAGAAGAAGCTGGCGGGTTTTCTGCCATTAGACGACACTAGGGTTTATTTATGGATAACGGACAAATTCAAAAATACGACATTAACAGTACAATGCGGTGAAGATGAATATAGTGCTGTTAGAATTATTCATTCCACAACAGATGTACAAACGAAGATGGACGGAGTAAGGCCCGAATTTAATATTAACGTTAAAGCAGAGGGATATATTGAAGGAACACAATGCTATAAATCATTGGATAAAATAGAGACTTTTAAGAAATATGAAGATCTTGTCAGCAAATCAGCCGCTGACAAAATACAAAAAACTGTCGCAAAAATGCAAAATGAATACGGGCTTGATATATTCGGATTTGGAGAAATAATGAGAAGGCAGCATAATAATCAGTTTTCAAAAATCAAGGAAGACTGGAATAGCTACTTTGCGGAAGCAAAGGTTAATGTGAATTTTGATTTCATTCTAAGAAGGACAGGAATCAGATCAGATAGCTTCCTTGACGAAGTGGAGAAATAA